From Nocardioides sp. HDW12B, the proteins below share one genomic window:
- a CDS encoding peptidoglycan-binding protein — translation MTDVQPQGLSEADLMAEGVTALPDKEVVSILDLNADVDLAIDAAAPIDLAVAANLNVAAPIDAAVGTNILSEGSTAQALSDQGVIIDQSVDADALATSEQDSAIDQGNDVIDDGTESGTAPVDAAAATTATDAGTAGVTDAPTSVSEPLDGATGTVGDTLDGTTGTVGDTVGGATGTVGDTVDGVVGGDTTGTVTDTVGGTVDGVVGGDTGGTADGVVDGVVGGTDGVGGTVDGVTGGLGGTVDGVTGTVGDTVDGVNTSGLLDGNLLNVNVNVDADADLAAPIAGSVAANANVAAPIDAAVAANIGSVDSQATAVSQQDAIITQDITGSAEATTDQDAEITQ, via the coding sequence ATGACCGACGTACAGCCGCAGGGACTCAGCGAGGCCGACCTCATGGCGGAGGGGGTGACCGCCCTTCCGGACAAGGAGGTCGTATCCATCCTCGACCTCAACGCCGACGTCGACCTCGCCATCGACGCCGCCGCACCCATCGACCTCGCGGTCGCCGCGAACCTCAACGTGGCGGCCCCGATCGACGCGGCCGTCGGCACCAACATCCTGTCCGAGGGCTCGACCGCCCAGGCGCTCAGCGACCAGGGCGTGATCATCGACCAGAGCGTCGACGCCGACGCCCTCGCGACGTCCGAGCAGGACAGCGCGATCGACCAGGGCAACGACGTCATCGACGACGGCACCGAGAGCGGCACCGCACCGGTCGACGCCGCGGCTGCGACGACCGCCACCGACGCCGGCACCGCCGGTGTCACCGACGCGCCCACCTCGGTCTCCGAGCCCCTCGACGGCGCCACCGGCACCGTGGGCGACACGCTCGACGGGACCACCGGCACGGTGGGCGACACCGTGGGCGGCGCGACCGGCACCGTGGGCGACACCGTCGACGGCGTGGTCGGCGGCGACACCACCGGCACCGTCACCGACACCGTGGGTGGCACCGTGGACGGCGTGGTCGGTGGCGACACCGGCGGCACGGCCGACGGCGTGGTCGACGGGGTCGTCGGAGGCACCGACGGCGTCGGCGGCACCGTGGACGGCGTGACCGGCGGCCTCGGCGGCACCGTGGACGGCGTGACCGGCACGGTGGGCGACACCGTCGACGGCGTCAACACCAGCGGCCTGCTCGACGGCAACCTGCTCAACGTCAACGTGAACGTCGACGCCGACGCCGACCTGGCCGCGCCCATCGCCGGCTCGGTCGCGGCCAACGCCAACGTGGCGGCGCCCATCGACGCCGCGGTGGCGGCCAACATCGGCTCGGTCGACTCCCAGGCGACGGCGGTGTCCCAGCAGGACGCCATCATCACCCAGGACATCACCGGCAGCGCCGAGGCCACCACCGACCAGGACGCCGAGATCACCCAGTGA
- a CDS encoding thioesterase family protein, with product MSLALFTLAGDQLVPTSIARSMWSENQMHGVAVSGALARGVEQQLAQLGRTELRPARWAVDLFRPATMEPCTVATRVVREGRRIVLVDADLRQGDAVVARASAVHLLPTENPEGRVWSSRAASQPPPLEQVPASDEPRVPFFDSGAGWSQDFAEHQNDGRKRTWQTGLPVVAGERPSGFVAVASVADSASMVLHWGTGGVQYINTDLTLTLARAPYGVEVGLEATDRVEHDGIAVGTVAVLDRHGPLGHVTVTALANARRPVDFERVEYDDDGGRRVRD from the coding sequence ATGAGCCTGGCCCTGTTCACCCTCGCCGGCGACCAGCTGGTCCCCACCTCGATCGCACGGAGCATGTGGAGCGAGAACCAGATGCACGGCGTCGCGGTCAGCGGCGCCCTGGCCCGCGGGGTCGAGCAGCAGCTCGCGCAGCTCGGACGCACCGAGCTGCGCCCGGCCCGCTGGGCGGTCGACCTCTTCCGCCCGGCCACCATGGAGCCGTGCACGGTCGCGACGCGCGTGGTGCGCGAGGGGCGCCGCATCGTGCTGGTCGACGCCGACCTGCGTCAGGGCGACGCGGTCGTGGCGCGCGCCAGTGCCGTCCACCTGCTGCCGACCGAGAACCCCGAGGGCCGCGTGTGGTCGTCGCGGGCCGCGTCCCAGCCACCGCCCCTGGAGCAGGTGCCCGCGAGCGACGAGCCGCGGGTGCCGTTCTTCGACAGCGGCGCCGGGTGGTCGCAGGACTTCGCCGAGCACCAGAACGACGGCCGCAAGCGCACCTGGCAGACGGGTCTCCCCGTGGTCGCGGGCGAGCGGCCCAGCGGCTTCGTCGCCGTCGCCTCGGTCGCCGACAGCGCCAGCATGGTGCTGCACTGGGGCACCGGCGGCGTGCAGTACATCAACACCGACCTCACCCTGACGCTGGCGCGTGCGCCGTACGGCGTGGAGGTGGGGCTGGAGGCGACCGACCGGGTCGAGCACGACGGCATCGCGGTCGGGACCGTGGCGGTCCTCGACCGTCACGGACCGCTGGGCCACGTCACCGTCACCGCGCTCGCGAACGCGCGCCGACCCGTCGACTTCGAGCGCGTGGAGTACGACGACGACGGGGGCCGTCGGGTCCGCGACTGA
- a CDS encoding MFS transporter — MSDRPPDRPSLLTSLRHRDYRFFIGAFTTSCIGSWAYNVALAVWLIDETGSAGWLAAATAARFGPALVMSAYGGVLADRFERVRLMVGLDVFLALAMTVLALEMLVGAPPVLVLVTVGVTAATSTVYEPAATAMTPLLVPERDLGSANALRNTVDNVCVVAGPAIGALTLLVADPWLAVGFNALTFAASALLVGRVRTRSRPVDVTDGGEAGPLHQLTVGIRTIGESAGTAVLVAFSVVATFVYGTDTVLFVVVSEEVLGTGAEGYGYLLAGLGIGGIAAAGLVTRLERRSRLGPVILVGMALYCLPTLVFLVSDEPAVGFVAQCLRGAATLVVDVLAITALQRSVPAERLGRVFGAFDGLCLGAILVGSALVPVGIRVLGLDAMLWFTGVGVPVLCLLGLPALRRLDAESAARRAELAPRLALLSRSGLFASVSEGALEQLAAQAVREEVPAGATVISQGDTADAFYVAESGDFAVSARGEDGGVVDLPTMGPGAGFGEIGLIEGIARTATVRAVGDAVVLRIPGEAFVAALTQETPTAALLDGASLRLSRTHPTRRLTQAGIPRED; from the coding sequence GTGAGCGACCGGCCCCCGGACCGGCCGTCGCTGCTGACCAGCCTGCGCCACCGCGACTACCGCTTCTTCATCGGCGCCTTCACCACCTCGTGCATCGGCTCGTGGGCCTACAACGTCGCGCTCGCCGTCTGGCTGATCGACGAGACCGGGTCCGCCGGGTGGCTGGCGGCCGCCACCGCCGCCCGCTTCGGGCCGGCCCTGGTCATGAGTGCCTACGGCGGGGTGCTGGCCGACAGGTTCGAGCGGGTCCGACTGATGGTCGGGCTCGACGTCTTCCTCGCGTTGGCGATGACCGTGCTGGCGCTGGAGATGCTGGTGGGGGCGCCCCCCGTGCTCGTGCTGGTGACCGTGGGCGTCACGGCGGCGACGTCGACGGTCTACGAGCCGGCCGCCACCGCGATGACACCGCTCCTGGTGCCGGAGCGGGACCTCGGCTCGGCCAACGCGCTGCGCAACACCGTCGACAACGTGTGCGTGGTGGCCGGACCCGCCATCGGGGCCCTGACCCTGCTGGTCGCGGACCCGTGGCTGGCCGTCGGCTTCAACGCGCTCACCTTCGCGGCCTCGGCGCTCCTGGTGGGTCGGGTACGCACCCGCAGCCGCCCCGTCGACGTGACCGACGGGGGCGAGGCCGGCCCGCTGCACCAGCTCACCGTCGGGATCCGCACGATCGGCGAGTCCGCCGGCACGGCCGTGCTGGTCGCCTTCAGCGTGGTGGCGACCTTCGTCTACGGCACCGACACGGTGCTGTTCGTGGTGGTCTCCGAGGAGGTCCTCGGCACCGGGGCGGAGGGCTACGGCTACCTGCTCGCCGGCCTCGGCATCGGCGGCATCGCGGCCGCCGGGCTGGTCACCCGGCTCGAGCGGCGATCCCGGCTGGGACCGGTGATCCTCGTCGGGATGGCGCTCTACTGCCTGCCGACCCTGGTCTTCCTCGTCAGCGACGAGCCCGCGGTGGGCTTCGTGGCCCAGTGCCTGCGCGGCGCCGCCACCCTCGTGGTCGACGTGCTGGCCATCACCGCGCTCCAGCGGTCGGTGCCGGCCGAGCGTCTCGGACGCGTCTTCGGCGCCTTCGACGGGCTCTGCCTCGGCGCCATCCTGGTGGGCTCGGCCCTCGTGCCGGTCGGCATCCGGGTCCTCGGCCTCGACGCGATGCTGTGGTTCACCGGCGTCGGCGTACCGGTGCTGTGCCTGCTCGGGCTGCCCGCGCTGCGCCGGCTGGACGCGGAGTCAGCGGCCCGTCGGGCCGAGCTCGCTCCCCGGCTCGCGCTGCTCTCCCGCTCCGGGCTGTTCGCGTCGGTGTCGGAGGGCGCGCTCGAGCAGCTCGCCGCCCAGGCGGTGCGCGAGGAGGTCCCGGCCGGCGCGACGGTCATCAGCCAGGGCGACACCGCCGACGCGTTCTACGTCGCCGAGTCCGGCGACTTCGCCGTCAGCGCGCGCGGCGAGGACGGCGGCGTCGTCGACCTGCCGACGATGGGCCCCGGCGCCGGCTTCGGCGAGATCGGTCTGATCGAGGGCATCGCGCGCACCGCGACGGTGCGGGCCGTCGGCGACGCCGTCGTGCTCCGCATCCCGGGCGAGGCCTTCGTGGCGGCGCTGACCCAGGAGACCCCGACCGCGGCCCTGCTCGACGGCGCCTCGCTGCGGCTGAGCCGCACCCACCCCACGCGGCGGCTGACGCAGGCCGGGATCCCGCGCGAGGACTGA
- a CDS encoding Crp/Fnr family transcriptional regulator, giving the protein MDWPLLAPLSPEARSAVLSAARHRTFRKGEVVFHEGDPGDALHLVTAGHLAVQVATPDGERATLNVLAPGAHVGELALLPGQLGHRRSATVLALEPAETQVLSAAAFHAVREQFPAVNQILVDLLAERVRELSDRLLETMYVGLDRRVYRCLLRLQEVYADGPSPTVVPLTQDQLSDLVGGTRPSVNQVLQRLQEQRVIELGRGRVVVLDRPTLARKAGR; this is encoded by the coding sequence ATGGACTGGCCCCTGCTGGCACCGCTGTCGCCCGAGGCGCGGTCCGCGGTGCTCTCCGCCGCCCGTCACCGCACCTTCCGCAAGGGCGAGGTCGTCTTCCACGAGGGTGACCCGGGCGACGCCCTCCACCTCGTGACCGCCGGTCACCTCGCGGTCCAGGTCGCCACCCCGGACGGGGAGCGCGCGACGCTCAACGTGCTGGCCCCCGGCGCCCACGTCGGCGAGCTGGCGCTGCTGCCCGGCCAGCTGGGGCACCGACGCTCGGCGACCGTCCTGGCCCTCGAGCCGGCCGAGACCCAGGTGCTGTCCGCGGCGGCCTTCCACGCCGTGCGCGAGCAGTTCCCCGCGGTCAACCAGATCCTGGTCGACCTCCTCGCCGAGCGGGTCCGCGAGCTGAGCGACCGCCTGCTCGAGACGATGTACGTCGGCCTCGACCGTCGTGTCTACCGCTGTTTACTCCGCCTCCAGGAGGTGTACGCCGACGGCCCGTCGCCCACGGTCGTCCCCCTGACCCAGGACCAGCTGTCCGACCTCGTCGGAGGGACGCGACCGTCGGTCAACCAGGTGCTCCAGCGCCTGCAGGAGCAGCGGGTCATCGAGCTCGGCCGCGGTCGCGTCGTGGTCCTGGACCGTCCCACGCTGGCGCGCAAGGCGGGCCGGTGA
- a CDS encoding GAF domain-containing protein, producing the protein MTTDGTPPTGAPDPDDIGLAARLGDALGTAVRPDNLERELRAATSGIREAFGAAACSFAQVQPDGATLRFAAADGAGAEEIVGVSLPVSRGIVGWVAMSGEPIQVADVASDKRFARDVAESTHYVPTTIMAAPVLDAHGDIAGVVEVLDPAEAPAGGPARDSGRDLTILGLLAAQLGSIIRLSALYDALGTGLLRTLADPEAGGAFDEALAAVSDPEAGVALQGVAEAFHDLAAAGPAAARMAERVLSEVASYVSQTAHQPGRAGGRSSRTSGRPRP; encoded by the coding sequence ATGACGACCGACGGCACGCCTCCCACGGGCGCCCCCGACCCCGACGACATCGGACTGGCCGCCCGCCTCGGCGACGCCCTGGGCACGGCGGTCCGTCCCGACAACCTCGAGCGGGAGCTGCGCGCGGCCACCTCGGGCATCCGCGAGGCGTTCGGTGCCGCGGCCTGCTCCTTCGCCCAGGTGCAGCCGGACGGGGCGACCCTGCGCTTCGCCGCGGCCGACGGCGCCGGCGCCGAGGAGATCGTCGGCGTGAGCCTGCCGGTGAGCCGCGGCATCGTCGGGTGGGTGGCGATGTCGGGGGAGCCGATCCAGGTCGCCGACGTCGCCTCGGACAAGCGCTTCGCCCGTGACGTCGCCGAGTCCACCCACTACGTGCCGACGACGATCATGGCGGCGCCGGTGCTCGACGCGCACGGCGACATCGCCGGCGTCGTGGAGGTCCTCGACCCCGCCGAGGCGCCGGCGGGCGGCCCGGCCCGCGACTCCGGCCGCGACCTCACGATCCTGGGGCTGCTGGCCGCGCAGCTCGGCTCCATCATCCGGCTCTCCGCGCTGTACGACGCCCTCGGCACGGGCCTGCTGCGGACCCTGGCCGACCCCGAGGCCGGCGGCGCCTTCGACGAGGCCCTCGCGGCGGTGTCAGACCCCGAGGCCGGCGTGGCGCTGCAGGGCGTGGCCGAGGCCTTCCACGACCTGGCTGCGGCCGGGCCCGCGGCGGCCCGGATGGCCGAGCGCGTGCTGAGCGAGGTGGCGTCCTACGTCAGCCAGACCGCGCACCAGCCCGGCCGGGCCGGCGGCCGGTCGTCCCGCACCTCCGGTCGTCCCCGGCCATGA
- a CDS encoding S8 family serine peptidase, translating into MTVLPEWSAAFLGDGPGRTIGLPLPQERREWAWGGATGAGVKVAVVDSGVDASHPAVRHLAGAVAIEPDAEAEDGYRVVEGDHEDLYGHGTACAGIIRALAPEAEIYSVRVLGSNLKGKTSAFYGGIAWAVANGMQVVNMSLSSKSDQWYAALHEVVDEAYFADVMLVCAANNMPGPTYPSQFASVFSVAALGGDRSEALAYNTSPPVEFGARGLDLDVAWTGGTTINATGNSFATPHVAGMAARILSKHPGLTPFQMKAVLHAIADNAD; encoded by the coding sequence ATGACCGTGCTGCCCGAGTGGTCGGCGGCGTTCCTGGGCGACGGTCCCGGACGCACGATCGGTCTGCCGCTGCCGCAGGAGCGGCGCGAGTGGGCCTGGGGAGGAGCCACCGGGGCCGGGGTGAAGGTTGCCGTGGTGGACAGCGGCGTCGACGCCTCGCACCCCGCCGTGCGTCACCTGGCCGGGGCCGTCGCGATCGAGCCGGACGCCGAGGCGGAGGACGGCTACCGCGTGGTCGAGGGCGACCACGAGGACCTCTACGGCCACGGCACCGCGTGCGCCGGGATCATCCGCGCGCTGGCGCCCGAGGCCGAGATCTACAGCGTCCGGGTGCTCGGCAGCAACCTGAAGGGCAAGACGTCGGCGTTCTACGGCGGCATCGCCTGGGCGGTCGCGAACGGCATGCAGGTGGTGAACATGAGCCTGAGCTCCAAGAGCGACCAGTGGTACGCCGCGCTGCACGAGGTGGTCGACGAGGCCTACTTCGCCGACGTGATGCTCGTGTGCGCGGCCAACAACATGCCGGGTCCGACGTACCCCTCGCAGTTCGCCTCCGTCTTCTCCGTGGCCGCGCTGGGCGGGGACCGGTCCGAGGCGCTCGCCTACAACACCTCGCCGCCGGTGGAGTTCGGCGCCCGCGGGCTCGACCTCGACGTCGCCTGGACCGGAGGCACCACGATCAACGCGACGGGCAACAGCTTCGCTACCCCGCACGTCGCCGGCATGGCGGCGCGGATCCTCTCCAAGCACCCCGGGCTGACGCCGTTCCAGATGAAGGCGGTCCTGCACGCGATCGCCGACAACGCCGACTGA
- a CDS encoding Fur family transcriptional regulator produces MTSTEPTSAEPGTDLTGGRPTRQRRAVAACLAGLEDFRSAQEIHDLLRQGGDQVGLSTVYRTLQAMAESDQVDVLRAEDGEARYRRCSGTHHHHLVCRACGRTVEVEGPTVERWATSVAEEHDFADVSHTLEIFGTCPACR; encoded by the coding sequence ATGACGAGCACTGAGCCGACGAGCGCCGAGCCCGGCACCGACCTGACCGGGGGCCGGCCCACCCGCCAGCGCCGGGCCGTCGCGGCCTGCCTGGCCGGGCTCGAGGACTTCCGCTCGGCCCAGGAGATCCACGACCTGCTGCGCCAGGGCGGCGACCAGGTCGGGCTGTCGACGGTCTACCGCACCCTGCAGGCGATGGCGGAGAGCGACCAGGTCGACGTGCTGCGCGCCGAGGACGGCGAGGCGCGCTACCGCCGCTGCAGCGGCACCCACCACCACCACCTCGTGTGCCGCGCCTGCGGCCGCACCGTCGAGGTCGAGGGTCCCACCGTCGAGCGCTGGGCCACCTCCGTCGCCGAGGAGCACGACTTCGCCGACGTCAGCCACACTCTCGAGATCTTCGGCACCTGCCCCGCCTGCCGCTGA
- a CDS encoding metal ABC transporter permease — translation MSILALEFMQRALLAAVVTGLAAPAVGTYLVQRRQALMGDGIGHVAVTGVAIGLLTQTSPVLAAVVVAIIASVVVEIVRERGTSGDVALALMFYGGIAGGLLLTGLAGQGANTLNRYLFGSIVTVDDNDLWIVVGLATAVVALSVGLAPRLFAITQDPDFARVAGVNVRAYNMLVSVLAAVTVTVAMRTVGLLLVSALMVVPVATVQQVTRTFRATLLAAMVVGTVASVSGLMVSAYVDVQPGATIVLIALAGFALAWPVGMWSRSRLRRRQPFGHETDAFELDDTHHVVPEDHGHLHGPDCGHLAVRHGDHVDYVHDGHRHAPHGSHYDEH, via the coding sequence ATGAGCATCCTCGCCCTCGAATTCATGCAGCGCGCGCTGCTCGCCGCCGTCGTCACCGGGCTGGCCGCACCCGCCGTCGGCACCTACCTCGTGCAGCGCCGTCAGGCCCTCATGGGCGACGGCATCGGCCACGTCGCCGTCACCGGCGTCGCCATCGGGCTGCTCACGCAGACCTCCCCCGTCCTCGCCGCGGTCGTGGTCGCGATCATCGCCTCGGTGGTCGTCGAGATCGTGCGCGAGCGCGGGACCAGCGGCGACGTCGCCCTGGCACTGATGTTCTACGGCGGCATCGCCGGTGGCCTGCTGCTGACCGGGCTCGCCGGGCAGGGCGCGAACACGCTGAACCGCTACCTCTTCGGGTCGATCGTGACCGTCGACGACAACGACCTGTGGATCGTCGTGGGTCTGGCCACGGCGGTGGTGGCCCTCAGTGTCGGCCTCGCCCCACGACTGTTCGCGATCACCCAGGACCCCGACTTCGCCCGGGTCGCCGGGGTCAACGTCCGGGCCTACAACATGCTGGTCTCGGTGCTCGCCGCCGTCACCGTCACCGTCGCGATGCGCACCGTCGGGCTGCTGCTGGTCAGCGCTCTCATGGTGGTGCCGGTGGCGACGGTGCAGCAGGTGACCCGGACGTTCCGCGCGACGCTGCTCGCCGCGATGGTCGTCGGGACGGTCGCGTCGGTCTCCGGGCTGATGGTCTCGGCGTACGTCGACGTCCAGCCGGGAGCGACCATCGTGCTGATCGCGCTGGCCGGCTTCGCCCTCGCCTGGCCGGTGGGCATGTGGTCGCGCTCGCGGCTGCGGCGACGCCAGCCCTTCGGCCACGAGACCGACGCCTTCGAGCTCGACGACACCCACCACGTGGTGCCCGAGGACCACGGCCACCTTCACGGACCCGACTGCGGTCACCTCGCGGTCCGCCACGGCGACCACGTCGACTACGTGCACGACGGCCACCGCCACGCACCCCACGGGAGCCACTATGACGAGCACTGA
- a CDS encoding ABC transporter ATP-binding protein: MTPLPPSSAPRATVVEISDGGVVLGGRPILRHLDLAVHAGEVVAVLGANGSGKSTLVRALLGLTPLRTGSVRLFGTDLAHFTEHRRVGYVPQRITATTGVPASVREVVTAGRLAHRRAWQPLRAVDRRAVQDALEAVDLADRAKDGTAVLSGGQQQRVLIARALAAEPDLLVLDEPTAGVDLTSQESFAAIIERLVARGTTILLVAHEMGPLAPLITRTVVMREGRVAYDGDPLGTFHDVPHSHAHHPPTHQAHDDYSPDVRGPLEVPRAQADGSQRPQDHEPRR, translated from the coding sequence GTGACGCCTCTGCCCCCCTCGTCCGCCCCCCGCGCGACCGTCGTCGAGATCTCCGACGGCGGCGTCGTGCTGGGCGGACGCCCGATCCTGCGCCACCTCGACCTCGCCGTGCACGCCGGCGAGGTCGTCGCGGTGCTCGGCGCCAACGGCTCGGGCAAGTCCACCCTGGTCCGGGCGCTGCTCGGGCTGACCCCCCTGCGCACCGGGTCGGTGAGGCTCTTCGGCACCGACCTCGCGCACTTCACCGAGCACCGCCGGGTCGGCTACGTCCCGCAGCGGATCACCGCCACCACCGGCGTCCCGGCCAGCGTCCGCGAGGTCGTGACCGCCGGTCGCCTGGCCCACCGCCGAGCCTGGCAGCCGCTGCGCGCCGTCGACCGGCGCGCGGTGCAGGACGCGCTCGAGGCCGTCGACCTGGCCGACCGCGCGAAGGACGGCACCGCTGTCCTCTCGGGCGGGCAGCAGCAGCGCGTCCTCATCGCCCGCGCGCTCGCGGCCGAGCCGGACCTGCTCGTCCTCGACGAGCCGACCGCCGGCGTCGACCTGACCAGCCAGGAGAGCTTCGCCGCGATCATCGAGCGGCTGGTCGCCCGCGGCACCACGATCCTGCTGGTCGCCCACGAGATGGGCCCGCTCGCGCCGCTGATCACGCGCACGGTCGTGATGCGCGAGGGCCGCGTCGCCTACGACGGCGACCCCCTCGGCACGTTCCACGACGTGCCGCACTCGCACGCCCACCACCCGCCGACACACCAGGCGCACGACGACTACTCCCCTGACGTCCGGGGACCGCTCGAGGTCCCGCGCGCGCAGGCGGACGGGTCGCAGCGCCCCCAGGACCACGAGCCGCGCCGATGA
- a CDS encoding metal ABC transporter substrate-binding protein, translated as MFTRRLALPAASLLLLPLAACGDDASAAGGDEVTVVTSMYPLQYLAERIGGPDATVVNLTSPGQEPHDLEIGVQQTAELADADVAVHLAGFQPAVDDALEQNGPERVVDAADSADLLAAEEDPEEHAEHEGEEGHDHAAEGADGTDPHFWLDPERMSSVAAALEEQLAEADPDNAEAYAANLTALEDDLGSLAEQMRTGLASCETDTIVVSHDAFSYLGTYGIEVAPIAGISPDAEPSPARLAELQDVITDEGVTTVFYETLVSPALAETLADGLGIETAVLDPIEGLTDETEDEDYLSLMESNLEAIRTANSCS; from the coding sequence ATGTTCACCCGTCGCCTCGCGCTCCCCGCCGCGTCCCTGTTGCTGCTCCCCCTCGCCGCCTGCGGCGACGACGCCTCCGCCGCCGGCGGCGACGAGGTCACCGTCGTGACCTCGATGTACCCCCTGCAGTACCTGGCCGAGCGCATCGGTGGCCCCGACGCCACCGTGGTCAACCTGACCAGCCCCGGCCAGGAGCCCCACGACCTGGAGATCGGCGTGCAGCAGACGGCCGAGCTGGCCGACGCCGACGTGGCGGTCCACCTGGCCGGCTTCCAACCCGCGGTGGACGACGCGCTGGAGCAGAACGGGCCCGAGCGCGTCGTCGACGCCGCTGACTCCGCCGACCTGCTCGCCGCCGAGGAGGACCCCGAGGAGCACGCCGAGCACGAGGGCGAGGAGGGGCACGACCATGCGGCCGAGGGAGCCGACGGCACCGACCCCCACTTCTGGCTCGACCCCGAGCGGATGTCGTCGGTCGCCGCGGCCCTGGAGGAGCAGCTGGCCGAGGCCGACCCGGACAACGCCGAGGCCTACGCCGCCAACCTGACGGCGCTGGAGGACGACCTGGGCTCGCTCGCCGAGCAGATGCGCACCGGTCTGGCGTCGTGCGAGACCGACACGATCGTGGTGAGCCACGACGCGTTCTCCTACCTCGGCACCTACGGCATCGAGGTGGCCCCCATCGCCGGCATCTCCCCCGACGCCGAGCCGTCCCCCGCCCGGCTGGCGGAGCTGCAGGACGTCATCACCGACGAGGGCGTGACGACCGTGTTCTACGAGACCCTGGTGAGCCCCGCGCTCGCCGAGACCCTGGCCGACGGCCTCGGCATCGAGACCGCCGTGCTCGACCCGATCGAGGGTCTGACCGACGAGACCGAGGACGAGGACTACCTTTCCCTCATGGAGAGCAACCTCGAGGCCATCCGGACGGCGAACTCCTGCTCGTGA
- a CDS encoding antibiotic biosynthesis monooxygenase family protein: MVINRFVVEHDSDAFRAEIERARAVLAAQKGFLDGAVGRNVDDPTRWVLTTRWEGPGAYRRALSAYDVKVEAWPVLGRAVDEPSAYETLEPGERANDARPRVTD, from the coding sequence ATGGTCATCAACCGCTTCGTCGTCGAGCACGACTCCGACGCCTTCCGGGCCGAGATCGAGCGGGCCCGGGCCGTGCTGGCCGCGCAGAAGGGCTTCCTCGACGGCGCGGTCGGGCGCAACGTCGACGACCCCACTCGGTGGGTGCTGACGACCCGGTGGGAGGGGCCCGGCGCCTACCGCCGCGCGCTGTCGGCGTACGACGTCAAGGTCGAGGCCTGGCCGGTCCTGGGGCGTGCCGTCGACGAGCCCAGCGCCTACGAGACCCTGGAGCCGGGGGAGCGGGCCAACGACGCCCGCCCGCGCGTCACCGACTGA